From the Pseudomonas baltica genome, one window contains:
- a CDS encoding helix-turn-helix transcriptional regulator, with protein sequence MANRPSVEQRREFGKFLTSRRARLDPKDFGLPEGPRRTPGLRREEVAVLAGVSVSWYTWLEQGRDIQPSPDALRRISTVLKLDRVESAHLYALSALEAPAAATGGGVTAGLEMLVQAINPIPAYVRNARLDILAWNDAIADLFVDYGSLQPHERNTLRLLFLYPPYRTVILEWEQMARGMISAFRAARGQALDKAPFDSLVEELSAQSPEFREWWQDTDVKGFEEGRKRLLHPISGYIDFTYVALTPEGRPDLSLVTYIPRHTAYDPQS encoded by the coding sequence ATGGCAAACAGGCCATCTGTAGAGCAGCGCCGCGAGTTCGGCAAGTTCCTCACCAGCCGACGCGCCCGTCTCGATCCCAAGGACTTCGGCCTTCCTGAAGGGCCTCGGCGCACGCCCGGCTTGCGTCGCGAGGAAGTGGCCGTACTGGCCGGGGTCAGCGTCAGTTGGTACACCTGGCTTGAACAGGGGCGTGATATTCAACCTTCGCCCGATGCGCTGCGGCGCATCTCCACCGTGCTCAAGCTCGACCGCGTCGAATCCGCGCATCTTTATGCGCTGTCCGCACTGGAGGCTCCCGCTGCGGCGACAGGCGGTGGAGTGACCGCGGGTCTGGAGATGCTGGTGCAAGCCATCAACCCGATCCCGGCCTATGTGCGCAATGCTCGACTTGACATCCTGGCCTGGAACGACGCGATCGCCGACTTGTTCGTCGACTACGGTTCGCTGCAACCGCATGAGCGCAACACCCTGCGGCTGCTGTTCCTCTATCCGCCTTACCGGACCGTGATCCTGGAATGGGAGCAGATGGCCCGCGGCATGATCAGCGCCTTTCGTGCGGCCCGGGGGCAGGCCTTGGACAAAGCGCCGTTCGACAGCCTGGTTGAAGAACTGTCGGCGCAGAGTCCGGAGTTTCGCGAGTGGTGGCAAGACACCGACGTCAAAGGCTTCGAAGAAGGGCGCAAGCGTTTGCTGCACCCCATCAGTGGCTACATCGATTTCACCTATGTGGCCCTCACGCCGGAAGGGCGGCCGGACCTGTCGCTGGTCACCTACATCCCTCGCCACACTGCCTATGACCCGCAGTCATAG